DNA sequence from the Uloborus diversus isolate 005 chromosome 1, Udiv.v.3.1, whole genome shotgun sequence genome:
AATAATTTACAACGAAAATGGCGCGTCATTTCTCTGTCAAGCCTTAAACCAAAGTGTCCAATACATTTGCGCCATCGTCACTACTACTATGAAGAGAGCTTAAACCTGTGTCTGAGTTACTATCCCCATTTTCAGGAATATCACAAGAAACATTTCGGTCCACAGATACGACTTGCACGGATGAAAACTCTTCCTGTAACCTGACATTATCTTTATCGAGTCGTTCTAAGTCGGTCCTGAGCTGTTGCAAATAGTAATGTTTGTCTTCGATAATTTTTGTACACTCAACAAGAGTTTGGTCGTTTTGTTGAATAGTTAACTGTTGAGTTTGGTTGATTCGAAGCAGTCGTTCAATATCACGTTTGGTTCTCTTCAGTATTTCATCTAACCTCTCAGGGCCTGCATATGCAATTTCAGGATCATCATCCAACAGGATTCTACATTCCAATTTCGCACTGTCCTTCAATTTGATGCTGTTTTGGATTTTATTTGTCAACTCTTTAATAGTCAATTCCTCCTGATGGACCTGATCACATATTTGTAGAACCTTCTCATACAACTCGATGCAATGATCTAAAATATCACAGACTGTCTCGCTCGATTCAGCAGATTGTTTATCACTTTTTGAATGCTGAGGTTTAgtatcatttttaactttttcatttgCATGAACACTATTGCTATTATTCTTTCCAC
Encoded proteins:
- the LOC129230401 gene encoding ras association domain-containing protein 10-like translates to MGTDIPLWIGGLQKWVTGVNKHTTCEEIIKAVLSSNENHHHHSKSGGKSHHRDPKYYVIVERWHKVERPLDPRSRLLKVWNTWGLEQCNVRFLLKRAHHAQTSSSTPRDIKSHRRKVSTRSVKTWHPRKLRSESEDDGSVGCCLEDDDQFPATEEQLKNLIASQNDAITSQLKRLREKDEEIEVIENEIHTQRMHQIGVNYVLDTYLAETSEGDTSSSGGKNNSNSVHANEKVKNDTKPQHSKSDKQSAESSETVCDILDHCIELYEKVLQICDQVHQEELTIKELTNKIQNSIKLKDSAKLECRILLDDDPEIAYAGPERLDEILKRTKRDIERLLRINQTQQLTIQQNDQTLVECTKIIEDKHYYLQQLRTDLERLDKDNVRLQEEFSSVQVVSVDRNVSCDIPENGDSNSDTGLSSLHSSSDDGANVLDTLV